From a region of the Schistocerca nitens isolate TAMUIC-IGC-003100 chromosome 8, iqSchNite1.1, whole genome shotgun sequence genome:
- the LOC126199156 gene encoding uncharacterized protein LOC126199156, giving the protein MHYTAASWHRVSDDTIRNCFLKAEFGNEVHDHGGNNHTDDISIDDEEWNRLEEQASFEDYVNVDENFVTTEPMTIAEIVQCASLDLDEEETDDEDDTEGPQHSFVTFNDAVDALEIIKQFVMRHNISNEIMSEKSR; this is encoded by the coding sequence ATGCACTACACTGCAGCCTCATGGCACAGAGTTTCAGACGATACCATTCGGAATTGTTTCCTAAAAGCCGAATTTGGAAATGAAGTACATGACCATGGTGGAAATAATCATACCGACGATATTTCAATTGATGATGAAGAATGGAATCGACTTGAAGAGCAGGCATCATTTGAGGATTACGTGAACGTTGATGAAAACTTCGTGACTACAGAACCCATGACTATCGCTGAGATAGTTCAGTGTGCATCGCTGGACCTGGACGAGGAAGAAACTGACGATGAGGATGATACAGAAGGGCCTCAGCATTCCTTCGTGACGTTTAACGATGCAGTAGATGCATTAGAAATAATCAAACAATTTGTGATGCGCCACAATATTTCTAACGAGATAATGTCAGAGAAATCCCGTTGA